From the genome of Cognaticolwellia beringensis, one region includes:
- the rpoZ gene encoding DNA-directed RNA polymerase subunit omega produces the protein MARVTVEDAVEKVGNRFDLVLIASRRARQIATGGKEPLVDPENDKPTVIALREIEAGLITTEVMDRSDKHEQVQQDSAELAAVAAIVGGNQ, from the coding sequence ATGGCTCGCGTAACTGTTGAAGATGCCGTAGAAAAAGTCGGTAATCGTTTTGACTTGGTGTTAATCGCATCTCGTCGTGCTCGTCAAATTGCTACGGGCGGTAAAGAACCATTGGTAGACCCTGAAAATGACAAACCAACAGTAATTGCTTTACGTGAAATCGAGGCTGGCCTAATTACTACTGAAGTAATGGACCGTTCTGATAAGCATGAGCAAGTACAACAAGATTCTGCTGAATTAGCAGCTGTTGCAGCAATTGTTGGTGGAAACCAATAA
- the gmk gene encoding guanylate kinase, giving the protein MTTKGNLFILSAPSGAGKSSLISALLKQTSPRPMQVSVSHTTRLPRPGEVDGQHYHFVSKDQFKQSIADKHFYEYAEVFGNFYGTSEIAIDQQLAQGIDVFLDIDWQGAQQVRMKKPDVTTIFISPPSKQELENRLRGRGQDSEEVIQARMDEAQAQCSHYQEFDYIIVNDDFDQALADLTTVVNNQRLKRSQQACEHQSLFDDLLA; this is encoded by the coding sequence GTGACAACTAAAGGCAATCTTTTCATTCTATCTGCCCCAAGTGGTGCAGGTAAATCGAGTTTAATCTCCGCCTTACTTAAACAAACATCACCGAGACCCATGCAAGTTTCTGTTTCACACACAACTCGCCTGCCTCGTCCCGGCGAAGTTGACGGACAGCACTATCACTTTGTTAGTAAAGACCAGTTTAAACAATCAATTGCTGACAAACACTTTTACGAATACGCTGAGGTATTTGGTAATTTCTACGGCACCAGTGAAATTGCTATTGATCAACAACTTGCTCAAGGGATTGATGTTTTTCTTGATATTGATTGGCAAGGTGCACAACAAGTTAGAATGAAGAAGCCTGACGTAACAACGATATTTATTAGCCCACCATCAAAGCAAGAATTAGAAAATCGCTTACGTGGCCGAGGCCAAGACAGTGAAGAAGTCATTCAAGCCCGAATGGACGAAGCGCAAGCTCAATGCTCACATTATCAAGAGTTTGATTATATTATTGTTAATGATGATTTCGATCAGGCATTAGCAGATTTAACCACTGTCGTTAACAACCAACGCTTAAAGAGAAGTCAGCAAGCCTGCGAGCACCAAAGTTTATTTGATGATTTATTAGCGTAG
- the spoT gene encoding bifunctional GTP diphosphokinase/guanosine-3',5'-bis pyrophosphate 3'-pyrophosphohydrolase, with amino-acid sequence MYLFEPLKEHVSSYLSKVQIDLLKQAYIVAREAHDGQMRSSGEPYITHPVAVALNLAKMHLDHETLMAALLHDVIEDTPVTKDQLAELFGHTVAELVEGVSKLDKLKFDNKEEMQAENFRKMILAMVQDIRVILIKLADRTHNMRTLGSLRPDKRRRIARETLDIYAPIANRLGIHDVKNELEELGFEALYPMRSRALKSAIKQARGNRKEIINNIQEEITNRLAENGIKAQVLGREKHLYSIYRKMRNKELMFNEVMDIYAFRIIVGDKIDDCYRALGAAHNLYKPIESRFKDYIAIPKTNGYQSLHTSLIGPHGIPVEIQIRTNDMDQMADKGVAAHWLYKQDGEDNGTTAQMKARRWMQSLLELQQSAGSSFEFIENVKSDLFPEEIYVFTPDGRIVELPMGATAVDFAYAVHTDVGNSCVGVKVERKPFPLSQPLDSGQTIEVVTSTAARPNATWLNFVVTAKARLQIRTYLRSQEKTESLALGKRLLSHALGATKLADIDQDKLAQVVKDTGNKTIEELLINIGLGNALSIGIAKRLKDEFTEESELKPTMTKNKMPIKGTEGMMVSYGKCCRPIPGDSILAYLSPGKGLMVHQQGCRNNKGHEQGSLFPVRWDTDIDRDFIAKLRIDILNHKGALAALTNVVARCGSNVHTLNSGEKDSGLYLIDMEITCRNRVHLADIIRKIKVMDYVQRVVRNK; translated from the coding sequence GTGTACCTTTTTGAACCACTAAAAGAACACGTATCAAGTTATCTGTCAAAAGTACAAATTGATCTGTTGAAACAGGCCTATATTGTTGCGCGTGAGGCTCACGATGGCCAAATGCGTTCTAGTGGTGAGCCATACATTACCCATCCTGTCGCGGTTGCACTAAATCTCGCCAAAATGCATTTAGATCACGAAACTTTAATGGCAGCTTTACTGCACGACGTGATCGAAGATACACCGGTAACTAAAGATCAATTAGCTGAACTCTTTGGTCATACTGTGGCCGAGTTGGTTGAAGGTGTTAGCAAGCTCGATAAGTTAAAATTCGATAATAAAGAAGAAATGCAAGCGGAAAACTTCCGTAAAATGATCTTAGCCATGGTGCAAGATATTCGCGTTATTTTGATTAAGCTTGCCGATCGCACCCATAATATGCGAACTTTAGGCTCATTGAGACCAGATAAGCGTCGACGCATTGCCCGTGAAACCTTAGATATTTATGCGCCTATCGCCAATCGTCTCGGTATTCACGATGTTAAAAACGAGCTAGAAGAATTAGGTTTTGAAGCGCTTTATCCTATGCGTTCTCGCGCCTTAAAATCAGCGATTAAACAAGCGCGTGGTAATCGCAAAGAAATTATCAATAATATCCAAGAAGAAATAACCAACCGGTTAGCGGAAAACGGTATAAAAGCACAAGTGCTTGGCCGAGAAAAACACCTTTACTCTATCTATCGAAAGATGCGCAACAAAGAACTCATGTTCAATGAAGTCATGGACATTTATGCCTTTAGAATTATCGTTGGTGATAAAATTGATGATTGCTATCGCGCTTTAGGGGCCGCCCATAATTTATACAAACCCATTGAATCACGATTTAAAGATTATATTGCCATTCCAAAAACCAATGGTTACCAATCACTGCATACGTCTTTAATTGGCCCTCATGGTATTCCCGTAGAAATTCAAATTCGTACCAACGACATGGACCAAATGGCTGACAAAGGTGTTGCAGCCCATTGGTTGTATAAACAAGACGGCGAAGACAATGGCACCACGGCACAAATGAAAGCACGTCGTTGGATGCAAAGTTTATTAGAGTTACAACAAAGTGCTGGCAGCTCATTTGAGTTTATTGAAAATGTAAAATCTGATTTATTTCCAGAAGAAATTTATGTTTTCACACCCGACGGTCGTATTGTCGAATTGCCGATGGGGGCAACAGCTGTCGATTTTGCTTATGCAGTACATACGGATGTTGGTAACTCATGCGTTGGCGTCAAAGTTGAGCGTAAACCTTTTCCGTTAAGCCAACCATTAGATTCTGGACAAACCATTGAGGTCGTAACTTCTACCGCGGCAAGACCTAACGCTACTTGGTTAAATTTTGTTGTTACTGCCAAAGCACGCTTGCAAATTCGTACCTACTTACGCTCACAAGAAAAAACAGAATCGCTTGCCTTGGGCAAACGCTTACTTAGTCATGCGTTAGGTGCAACAAAACTAGCAGACATTGACCAAGATAAACTGGCCCAAGTGGTTAAAGATACAGGCAATAAAACCATTGAAGAATTACTGATCAATATTGGTCTTGGTAATGCACTTAGCATAGGGATAGCGAAGCGTTTAAAAGACGAATTTACCGAAGAGTCAGAGCTAAAACCCACCATGACTAAAAACAAAATGCCCATTAAAGGTACAGAAGGCATGATGGTGAGTTATGGTAAGTGTTGTCGACCTATTCCTGGTGATTCTATACTGGCCTATTTAAGTCCAGGCAAAGGTTTGATGGTACATCAACAAGGTTGCAGGAATAATAAAGGTCATGAGCAAGGTAGCTTATTCCCTGTTAGGTGGGATACTGATATCGATCGCGACTTCATCGCCAAGTTACGTATCGACATTCTCAATCATAAAGGGGCGCTCGCCGCATTAACCAATGTAGTGGCTCGTTGTGGTTCAAATGTTCACACGCTCAATTCAGGCGAAAAAGATTCTGGACTATATCTCATTGATATGGAAATTACTTGTCGTAACAGGGTTCACCTTGCCGACATCATTCGAAAAATTAAAGTTATGGACTATGTTCAGCGCGTTGTGCGTAACAAATAG
- a CDS encoding RidA family protein translates to MKTIINTDQAPSAIGTYSQAVKVNNTVYLSGQIPLVPETMEIVSEDFAEQTQQVFKNIVAVCEAAGGNINDMVKVNIFLQDLTNFATVNEIMSQYFQQPYPARAAVQVARLPKDVAIEIDGIMELPNYS, encoded by the coding sequence ATGAAAACAATTATTAATACAGACCAAGCACCCAGTGCAATCGGTACCTATAGCCAAGCGGTAAAAGTCAATAATACCGTCTATCTTTCAGGCCAAATTCCTTTAGTACCTGAAACAATGGAAATCGTTTCAGAAGACTTTGCCGAGCAGACTCAACAAGTATTTAAAAATATTGTTGCCGTATGTGAAGCTGCTGGTGGCAACATTAATGACATGGTGAAAGTGAATATATTTTTACAAGATCTTACCAATTTCGCCACAGTGAATGAAATTATGAGCCAATACTTTCAACAACCTTATCCGGCACGTGCTGCGGTACAAGTGGCTCGATTACCAAAAGACGTGGCAATCGAAATTGACGGCATTATGGAATTACCAAATTACAGTTAA
- the trmH gene encoding tRNA (guanosine(18)-2'-O)-methyltransferase TrmH, with product MTPDRLQRINSMLDQRQPDLTVCMEGVHKTHNLAAVVRTADAIGISDVHAVWKNETMRLSGGSAAGSQNWIDVHDYSKTEDAINELKKQGMQVLVTNLSDTAVDFREIDYTKPTAIILGQEKFGASAKALEMADQDIVIPMVGMVQSLNVSVACSVVLYEAQRQRQAAGLYQQPRISHQRRQRILFEGGHPIFATACQRKGLPYPEIDDDGQIVASEQWWQQMQMTQDAWKKIDDE from the coding sequence ATGACACCGGATAGACTACAAAGAATTAACAGCATGTTAGATCAACGTCAACCTGATTTAACCGTTTGTATGGAAGGCGTGCACAAAACCCATAACTTAGCCGCTGTCGTTCGTACAGCAGACGCCATCGGTATTAGCGATGTGCATGCGGTATGGAAAAATGAAACCATGCGGCTTTCTGGTGGCAGTGCTGCAGGTAGTCAAAACTGGATAGATGTGCATGATTACAGTAAGACCGAAGATGCAATCAACGAATTAAAAAAACAAGGCATGCAGGTATTGGTAACTAACTTATCAGATACTGCGGTCGACTTTCGTGAAATTGACTATACCAAACCAACAGCTATTATTCTTGGACAAGAAAAATTTGGCGCCTCGGCAAAAGCACTTGAAATGGCCGATCAAGATATCGTTATTCCGATGGTAGGTATGGTGCAGTCATTAAATGTCTCTGTTGCTTGTTCTGTCGTGTTATATGAAGCCCAACGCCAACGTCAAGCGGCGGGGTTATATCAACAACCAAGAATAAGCCATCAACGCCGTCAACGGATATTGTTTGAAGGTGGTCATCCTATTTTTGCAACTGCCTGCCAGCGCAAAGGCTTACCGTACCCTGAAATCGATGACGATGGACAAATTGTTGCATCAGAGCAATGGTGGCAGCAAATGCAAATGACTCAAGATGCTTGGAAGAAAATCGACGACGAATAA
- a CDS encoding diguanylate cyclase domain-containing protein, whose product MPQFNMEERRRANEQRYTILCIDDESVNLKVLASIFKDHYNVVACKSAKQGFQHALQENPDIILLDILMPEEDGFELMIKLKLHPKLTNIPVIFITGLQDVKNEEKGLKLGACDYIQKPFNSSIVRARVNTHLEIIRQRNLLKKFALFDSLTELPNRRKWLQDSTESWLLAKQAQSTMVYGIIDVDHFKKYNDHYGHHQGDLVLRKIANTIKRQLYDYHGAIFRCGGEEFYFYFPVSKSFTASTVLSACLNSITELAIPHHAVNNTYHVSVSIGAVQLIPNKNISIEQVIQQADERLYSVKNDSRNAFSLLELDLNNQKIPLDVS is encoded by the coding sequence ATGCCGCAGTTCAACATGGAAGAACGCCGTAGAGCAAATGAACAACGTTACACTATATTGTGTATAGACGATGAAAGCGTAAACTTAAAAGTGCTAGCATCTATTTTTAAAGACCATTATAACGTTGTGGCATGTAAGAGTGCTAAACAGGGCTTTCAGCACGCCTTACAAGAAAATCCTGATATTATTTTATTGGATATTCTCATGCCTGAAGAAGACGGTTTTGAGCTAATGATAAAGCTAAAACTACACCCGAAATTGACCAATATTCCAGTGATTTTCATTACCGGTTTACAAGACGTAAAAAATGAAGAAAAAGGCTTAAAGCTGGGCGCCTGTGACTATATTCAAAAACCTTTTAATTCCAGTATTGTTCGGGCACGTGTTAATACTCATTTAGAAATTATTCGCCAACGAAATTTATTGAAAAAATTTGCTTTATTCGACAGTTTGACGGAATTACCTAATCGACGAAAATGGCTACAAGATAGCACCGAAAGCTGGCTGCTTGCTAAACAAGCACAAAGTACAATGGTGTATGGCATTATCGATGTAGACCACTTTAAAAAATATAATGATCATTACGGACATCATCAAGGTGATCTGGTGCTGCGCAAAATTGCAAACACCATTAAACGACAGCTATATGATTATCATGGCGCTATTTTTCGCTGTGGCGGAGAAGAATTTTATTTTTACTTCCCGGTTTCAAAAAGCTTTACAGCGTCAACGGTATTGTCGGCTTGCCTTAACAGTATAACTGAGCTCGCTATTCCACATCACGCGGTTAACAATACTTACCATGTCTCGGTAAGTATTGGCGCAGTGCAATTAATTCCCAATAAAAACATCAGTATTGAACAAGTTATTCAACAAGCTGATGAGCGGTTATATTCAGTTAAAAATGACTCCAGAAATGCCTTCAGCCTGCTAGAACTTGATCTAAACAACCAGAAAATCCCTCTCGACGTTTCCTAA